The window TAGAAGCTaaaccttacatggtcgtgtgtggcacatggccatgTAACTTTTGTAGACACTAAACCTTACATGGCCAtgtgtggcacatggccatgtgacttttgtagagactaaaccttacatggtcgtgtgtggcacatggccatgTGACTTTTGCAGAGGCTAAGCCTTGAATGgacgtgtgtggcacacgaccgtgtaacttttccagaggctaagcctcgcatggccgtgtgtggcacacggtagcatggccgtgtgtggcacacgaccgtgtaacttttcccgaggctaagcctcgcatggccgtgtgtggcacacgaccgtgtaacgtTTCCAGAAGCTAAGCCtcgcatggtcgtgtgtggcacacgaccgtgtaactttTCCAAAGACTAAGCCTCGCATGGCCatgtgtggcacacgaccgtgtaactttTCCAGAAGCTAGgcctcgcatggccgtgtgtggcacacgaccgtgtaactttggccgagagggagagagttggaaccgtgtgactccacacggccatgtcaggggccgtgtgggggtcacaccctgcaCCCCAAAAGGGAGTGATTCtccccttgtactcctttcttggctTATCAATCTATCCCATTACTTTATGAGGAGACTTTGACAACTAATTACTAACAACTGAACATTCTTGATACACAATACTCCAATAGTATGTTTATGCTAAGCGGAAATGAGAAACTAGATTCATCAGTACCAAAATCTAGCATTTTCAAGtactagcaagttccaagatcactttccactgttccgtcacacacaccagctaacattgctcctgctaccccctccttactcgagctttcctttacctttatctgcagtataaggaaatgcaaatctataagcaaacgcttagtaagtaccatctacttaCAAAACCTTGCATTTAAGAGAACATGATTTTAAAACTGCTTGGGAAGAAAACAATCAAACATGCACTTGAGTATACTTCACGCGAAAATTCATGctttgtaaatatgcacatgatatgtatttttaaaacAGGTTTATAGTGCAAATCATCAACTTCAACCATGCTAGTAAGGTAATGAAAACAGAAATCTTGACATATCATGGAGTTCATCAACgctacactttataactcaagttctccactTAATGATGGTTTTACTTTAACAAACCAATGAATTTGGAAACTTTATAatacatactagtgaaaataataatcaacttctttgggCCCGACAATGTaacactttgcgcgcatccttaataagatccgaggtagctaattccGAAgtcattaaggtactactaggcgaacttatgcctagggcaatctaggagcccatTCCATGGACCTtggtccagtacatgccacttcaaagtaaaatactttcttttaatacTTTTTTCTTATTCTTGCACTAATTTGTTATTTAGACAAACACCTGGTGTGCACTTTAACCCCGTACttgtagggaagcactttagagcCCTTGAatttatgcttcttagtcccaaactaGATGGGAAGCCATTCAAGACCCTTTTCAtatgctcttagtcccaaaacttagaggggcatcttacatatcatagcatgtgcatAATATATTATAGCATATAATTCCTTTAACATGCATAATCTACATTAACTACCACAAAAGGTCTTTTCACATGCATAACATAACAACTCATACTGTAGGTGAGAGATACTTATATCCTTTTGCTATTTCTTACTCTTACACCCTTAAGGTTTAGGGAGAACAACCTCTCTTGGGCGCCTCACCCTCCAACTGGACCTTCACACGCGTACCACTTCCTTGGGAAAACCCTTCTCTTAGATTTTTTCCCCCTTGAAAATCTTTAAAACGTGGAACCCTAGGGTCCTTGGACAAACTTGCAAAGAAGAAGGGAAGAATTCGGCTAGGTATGGGgagaagagaaaatgaagagatttaggttttAATCTCATCCCTCACTTTTTATActtagtggaagttgaagcatctcttccccCAAGAATCtgcttataaggaattgtttcctattaccaatatgatgctttaccaccaccctattagcaacttaaactaatctcatgtaagaggtcttgggttcaatgtTAGCTTGGGCcatttatacatatatttttagttcttttctcttcttctatctatttttgctcttttgaattagagaaaatttatgggtgttacaatcccccataccttttaaaaagttcatcctcgaacttagaacaattgtggatacttctgtctcatctcGCCCTCGCGTTCCCATGTTGCTTCTTCATATCGTTGACTTTGCCACAGTGCTTTTACTAaaggtatctctttgttcctcagcttcttaacttctcgatctattatctaaataggatgactttcatagctgagattctcttgaacttgtaccgtctGTGGTTTAATCACTTGGTTGgcatcgggaacatgcttcttcaacattgagacatgaaatacattatgaatagctaacatttcctgaggtagtcctaactcataagctaccttgccaactcttctaatgATCGGGTATGACCCCACATATcatggactcaactttcctttcttcccaaactgcatcactcctttcataggagctactttgaggaacactaaatctccaacctcaaattctagcggtctacgacgcacatccgcatagctcttctgctggctctgagcagtttcaattctctggcgaatgttctgaatagctttggtggtgtcctcaaTAAGGTCTGTTTGGattcccatttccttcttttcaccaccttcataccaacagataggagatctacatctcctcccatatagatcTTCATAAGgtgtcattccgatagtagcttgatagctattattgtaggcaaattctgctaagcttaGGTATCAACACCAGCTCCCtgtgaaatctaaggcacaagcccgtagcatatcctccagaacTTGATTCACTCATTCTATTTGCTTGtctgtttgaggatgaaatgcagtaCTAAACCacagcttagtgccaagagctttCTGAAttcactcccagaagtgtgaagtaaagcggtcatctctatcagaaattatagtCTTAGgtactccatgtaatctgatgacctcttttacatataattgtgctaactgctcaatagagtaggatgttctgattgctaggaaatgagcagacttagtcaatctgtctactattacccatatagcatcataaccattcgtagttctgggtaatcctactataaaatccatagatatatcctcccatttccactctaggATCTGTATAGGCTACATAACTCCGCCTGGTCTTTGgcgttctgctttaaccctttgacacgtcagacaggtactaacatatcttgcaacatctcttttcattccagaccaccagaagcgttcttttatatcttggtacatcttggtggaactaggatgcattgcatagggtgtgcCATgagcttcatctagaattttctttcacAATTCCTCTTGATTAGGTACACAGAGACGATTCCCATGGTATAAAATCCCACGGTCTGATACTtggaactctccattttctcctttctgtatcccctgcttgatcttctgaatctcAGGATCTTCATCCTGTCCTTTTTGTATATCTTCAAACAgagttgacactagtgtcaaggtggagacactacaacaaaaaccctcatagacatcggttttccaccgatgtctattatattttcgaccgatgtctatgaaggcgatgtaaaagatctatcattttagacatcgggttaaaaccggtgtagtatgacTTAAcaacatcgggtgtaaaaccgatgtaatattatatattaataacaccagttttggcaacggtatacgaccgatgtaatattagttaatgacacagattttgcagcggtggaaaaccgatgtaatatcagtattgtttaacgacacaaattcgatttccgaaatagtgaaaacccaatattatcaccaagcaaatcataaaattaagttaatattattaattcacaaagaaaatcacaaataaaaatgcactgtatctaaacacaccaagtcaatatccatataaccaacacataaatatttttcttacaacataaaaagataatagatattgtacacatcaagtcagtatccacaaattacacataactattcttcttacaacatcaaaaggtaataaatagtacacaaatattcttcttactagtgccaacgttatccttcttgctctgtgcaATTATTTGATCTCATTGATTCCAGAAATCACTTACAACACTTTTGAGTCTTGTAAGATTGCTGATACTTTGAGGAACTAGTCCAATCAAATTATTGCGGTCTAGCCGTCTAAGAAAGCGCAAGAAAGATATAAACAAACAGTTTGAtgaaatggaaattaatagcaaGCACTCACAAAACTTCGAGTTTCTGAAGAAGTCCAATTGATTCTGGAATAACCCCAGAAAGGTTATTGCTATCAAGCAGTCTGAATGCAAACAACAAGTTAGTATGCAGAGATCCTATTACAAGGAAGCTTCAGGTGGCAATAGAGCTGATATATCTTACATATGTTTAACATTCATGCTAGAGCTGAAAAGGCTCAGTGGAATTGGACCTGAGAGATGATTCTTGTTCAAGTGTCTGATAAGAACATATTTCATCATCGTTAATTCTTCAccatttaagttttttatttgatCATGCATGGAAAACTGAGGTGATTGTTTGCCAGGTCTAGCTATACGAGGTCGGCAAGCCTACCGAGGGATGCAGGTATTCTACCAGTAAAATAGTTTGCATTTAATGATCTGTGACACAGGTTTGAATCATTAGACTCTTGTTCCTCAGCTAGCAAAAATAGTAAGACAGTGGAAATTACATCCTAACAAGGTCTGGAGCTGGGATAAATTGCCTAGTTCAACAGGAATAGTACCACTGAACTTGCAACCAATCAGTATCCTGAGAAGCAGTAAAAATTGTTGATCAAGCcatagtttgattttttttttctgttacgATAAAAAGTGTTATAGTAAATATGGGTAAAAATAGATAACAAAAGTAACATCATGAGCTGATGATAAAGCAACTTACCATCCTCGCCAGCAGTGGCATTGCCTAGATCACCAGCATGTCGGTTTTCATCTTCAGGAGCACCATGTTCCTTTCCAGCAGGATTAAAATGAGGCCCTGCAGTATACAAGAGCATGAGTACATAATCAGTAATTTAATCCTTTCAATCAGAAACTTGCAACTCAGTAGATCGCCATGAAGGAAAAGGTAAATAATTTTACCAGTTGACATGCATCCATTGGTGGTGTCTCCAAGAGCATGCACATGGAAGCCATGAAGCCCAGACTTGAGGCCAGTGATGGATCTGGTGATGGTGGTTGGACCTATCACAGAGATTTACATCCCAAAATCAGATAGGATCACAAATTCACAGAAAAATCAAAATGGTTGAAGTTGAAACCCTAGATCTGAAAGGAATTTAGCATTCCACAAGTAGTATTTCAAGAGATTTCTCACCATCTCCTTCCTGGACGAAGTAAATTGTGCCCTTAACACCCTCACTATTACCCAAGACAGCAACAACCTTCACCATTTCCTTAGGTGTTCTACACAGCAGACATCAAACACACAGTTAAAGACATCATTAAATGTCTCAAAATAAGTAGCATCGCCACTAGATGAGAAATAATCGATCTCGTCTTCCAGATACAAAAAGAAAAGCAACTCAACAATCGCCAGACTAAACACTAAACAAATACCATCAAACTCGAGACGAATTCAGCTCTCGCTCCATCATAGACAGAGAACCCATCAAATCTCAGTAGAAAACTCCACTTTTTCttcaccaaatcaaatcaaagcagcCGCATAAGTTAAAATCGAGAAAAAAAGAGATAAAACCTAAGGATCGAAAACAAAACAACAATACGATGGAAGACAAATTTCAGATCAGAAAGTATACCTTTGATAAATGgattaaaggaaaaaagaaatgagATTTACCAGATGATCGAGCACCAAAACAACAACGGGGCAGAAATAAGAGATTCAGATTAAAGAAAACAAAAGCAAATATAAAGATAGAAttatggaagaagaaaggtggTGAGGTTGGAtggaagaataaaaaagaaacactgaaaaaGAGAAAGAGGTAGAAGAAGAGGTCAAAAGTGTGACCTTATTGAACCAGATCCCGTGGGCGGACTGGATTGCGTGGTGGAGGTCGGAAAACGGCGAGGCGGAGGCGAGCTCCTTGGCGAAACGCTTGCTACCGCAGCATCGTAGCACATCCTCCTCCATCCACGAAAAAGATGCCATCTTTCgtagatctaggaaggggaagagtgAGATgaggcgaggaggaaagtggtggtggcgtcgTGACGGTATACGGTGGGCggtgcgatataggtttaggtttggagggaagagtgaagtgttgcaaattttggctaagtattggtggaaaaattatattattttattttggttcatagacatcgggttttaaaaaaccgctgttaaaatcggtgtctatgagtgcagatttttgctcatagacatcggctaaaaaactgatgtctatgagcaaaaatctgcgctcatagacaccgatttttggaaaaatcggtgttaaatactcaaagacatcagtttttgcttaaaactgttgttgttccaccgatgtctatgagggtttttgttgtagtgagagcTGCCCAGTAATAATTTCTAGCCCAAAGTTTACTACTTCCTTCTGTAGGGGTTGGGACATAGCAGCTAAGGATAATAAAGCGGCGCAAGATTTccgacttagtgcatctgccactttattctCCTTCCTTGGATGGTAAagtatttcacagtcatagtctttgactagttCAAGCCATCTCTGTTGTCTCATGTTCagatctttctgagtgaagaagtacttcagactctggtgatctgtgtaaatcttgcactgagcttcatataaataatacctccatactttgagagcaaagactactgctgctaactcaagatcatgagtgggatagttcttctcataatctttgagttgtctcgaggcataagCAATGACCTttccattctgcatcagtacagctccgagtcccaatttagaagcatcgctgTATATATTGAAACTCTCGTCgttttccggaagagtaaggattgagcactggtcagtctccttttcaattcaATGGAACTATTCTCACAATCCTCTGaccactcaaattttctattctttctggtaagtgctGTCAATGGagaggcgatccttgagaagttctctacaaatttcctgttgTAGCCCGCTAgtccaaggaagcttctgatttcactgacattcttgggtctattctagttactcacagcttctatttttgtcgggtctaccatgaccccatctttggaaataatgtgccctaggaaggacacttggtTGAGCCAAAACTCACACTTAGagaacttcgcgtacaactgtCTCTGCTGAAGATTCTGTAATACTGttttcagatgttcagcatgttcttcctgagttctggagtatataagaatatTGTCTATAAAGATGatcacaaacttatccaaatactctttgaatactctgttcatcaaatccataaatgtagcaggagcgtttgtcactccaaaaggcatgactacgaactcgtagtgtccatacctcGTCCGGAATGCCATCTTTGGTACATCATCTgccttcactttcacttgatgatatccggaccgcaagtctatcttggaaaagatggTGGCTCCcttcaactgatcaaatagatcatcaattctcggTAAGGGATACCAGTTCTTGAtcgttactttgttcagcgctcggtagtccacacacattcgcatggacccatccttcttctttatgaacaataccggagctccccatggtgagtgactaggatgaatgaagcccttgtcgagtagctcctgtaactatccttgaagttctttcaattctgccggagccatgcggtagggtgcctttgagattggatgggtaccaggaatgagttcaatctcaaattcaattttcctatccggagctaagcctggcagctcatctggaaatacttctgggtagtcacatacaacccTAACTTCCTCTAACTTTTGCTCgctttcttgctgggtattaaccacatgtgctagaaacccaacacatccatcggctaacattttctgagctttcatggccgataagaatttctgagttctcttctttgattctccgatgaactcaaacttagactctgcctcGGGTTGAAATAAGACTCTtcgcttacgacactcgatgaaAGCACCGTACTTACTTAGGAAGTCCATCCCGaaaatgacatcataatcagatATGTTCAGTATTACCAGATCACTGTATAGTTCTCTGGCTGAAATTTCGACTAGCACAGCacgtagccagtgcgtagatgtcattttctctcccgagggtagcgtcgtcaaaaattgTCCGCTTAGGACCTCCggaggtatacctattcttttaGCAAATGCTATGGAGATAAACGAATGGGTTGCCTCAGTATCAAATAGCATAGTAGCATACTGATTAAAAATGTGTATCTGACCTATGACAACCGTAAaggcgtttgctacctcctctctggtaagggagaaaactcgagcatttgtgaaacttggtggagcctccagtctgccttggctgatatgaggaccctccaacaCGGCCTGCATCTAGTGTAGCTGTgcctgcttgcctccatattgcacagGTTGTGCGGGAGGTAGGTTGATCTTGGTGAGACAATTcctggccatatgcccctcttgaccacatgcaTAACAGCTActcgtgcccttgcgacagattccaaAATGCATCCTTCCACACGTGGAACATGTAGCATACTTAGGTTGTTTGattacggatcctcccttcttattaccccactacttcctcttggagctccctTTCCAGGTTGGCCCATGACTCTGGGGTTTATGAGTtccagaactcccttgacttttattcttgattagtactagcttctgctgcttgataccaTTCAGAaaatgctccgtgatcagggtactactaatcagctcttctgcagtGTGTGGTTGGTTAATTCCACCAGCCATATTTAAAGCTATATCCGGCCTCAGCATTTTGAGCATTAGCCTCACCCTTTCTCGTTCTGTACTAACTAGCTCAGGGCATAAGCGAGCTAGTTTAtcaaatttcttcacggcttcgtccactgataaacttccttgtcaAAATTCCATAAACTCATCATAATGCttatttgtgactcgcatatggaagaattcttcgaaaaattaagtctcgaagtcagaccaggtcatttgatccacttttcatttggccttgacccgttcccaccacattcttgcatcaccagcAAAACAGAAGGAAGCACATTTTATCTTTTCCACTTCTGGCCAATCCAGcagctccattatgctctccagggttttgaaccatgcctgaggatcccatggttcattggcgccagagaaattctctggtttcagtttctgccactggatgaggtatgcttcttgcctcactaccttTGTTGGGGCTACAGGTGTAACTGATGGACTACAGAAGGAGTTCGCTGGTTAGCCGTCAGGGTGGCAATGACCTActgctgctctgccacttgtcttTGCAGCTGAGCTACCACTTCCAATAAGTTGGGCTGAGGTACATACTCCTCTTccactggttgaggttcattaaccctCGGCTGTCTAGCTGGTCGTCCTCTGgccattctacatatcataaTCAAACTAGTGAGACATACTTCAGCCCATCCTTATTCCTTCTTACTATCATTAATTAATACCTCAAGTATAAGTAGGCCTAATCTCATCAAGTATTTCTTACTAATCATgatagaataaaagaaaatgcaTAAAAGTTATGAGAATGTACTTTCTTACTTAGAgttgcaggatcaatgcttgatgtgtgtgtgactgaagggtggaacttgctctgataccatactgCAACGACCGCCTTTCTCATACCCTAACTTAGGGCACGaacgttacctttatctttatactttttttttgaccttgttatttgcacttcgctcgattcaaaaatctagtctgaacttgtgtggcacacggccgtgtaaccttTCTAGAAGCAaaaccttacatggtcgtgtgtggcatATGGCCATGTGACTTTTGCAGAGATAaaaccttacatggtcgtgtgtggcacatgaCCATGTGACTTTTGCATAgactaaaccttacatggccgtgtgtggcacatgacCATGTGACTTTTGCAGAGGCTAAGCCTCgaatggccgtgtgtggcacacgaccgtgtaacttttccagaggctaagcctcgcatggccgtgtgtggcacacggctgTGTAACTTTTCCCgaggctaagcctcgcatggccatgtgtggcacacgaccgtgtaacttttccagaagttaagcctcgcatggccgtgtgtggcacacgaccgtgtaactttTCCAGAAGCTAggcctcacatggccgtgtgtggcacacgaccgtgtaactttggccgagagggagagagttggggtcgtgtgactccacacggccatgtcacgggccgtgtgggggtcacaccctgcaCCCCAAAAGGGAGTGATTCtccccttgtactcctttcttggctTATCAATCTATCCCATTACTTTATGAGGAGACTTTGACAACTAATTACTAACAACTGAACATTCTTGATACACAATACTCCAATAGTATGTTTATGCTAAGCGGAAATGAGAAACTAGATTCATCAGTACCAAAATCTAGCATTTTCAAGtactagcaagttccaagatcactttccactgttccgtcacacacaccaacaaacattgctcctgctaccccctccttactcgagcttccctttacctttatctgcagtataaagaaatgcaaatctataagcaaacgcttagtatgtaccatctactcacaaaaccatgcatttaagagaacatgcttttaaaactgctagggaagaaaacaaccaaacatgcacttgagtatacttcatgctaaaactcatgctttgtaaatatgcacatgatatgtatttttaaaacAGGTTTATAGTGCAAATCATCAACTTCAACCATGCTAGTAAGGTAATGAAAACAGAAATCTTGGCATATCATGGAGTTCATCAGCgctacactttataactcaagttctcc is drawn from Zingiber officinale cultivar Zhangliang chromosome 1B, Zo_v1.1, whole genome shotgun sequence and contains these coding sequences:
- the LOC122039723 gene encoding superoxide dismutase [Cu-Zn]-like — its product is MVKVVAVLGNSEGVKGTIYFVQEGDGPTTITRSITGLKSGLHGFHVHALGDTTNGCMSTGPHFNPAGKEHGAPEDENRHAGDLGNATAGEDGKLLYHQLMMLLLLSIFTHIYYNTFYRNRKKKSNYGLINNFYCFSGY